The region CATTACTGCACATGCAATACCTTAGACATTTCATTACCCGTATACGAAGATTCGAGTGATAAAACACTTGTCACTTTCATCACACAAGAAAACTATTGCTATTCAATTGGCTGCATAGctagacaaaaaacacatttttaaacaattttaacaATAAATGGCCACCGGAGCTTAAAtgtcctgcagaaaaaaaaggaagaacgATCCCCACTGTGATGAAATATTGGAGATTTAAGTAAGATCGTCACAGCATTGTAACAGGAAACAACGCAtcataatttaacttttaagGGTTCTTAAGTTCTGCCCTGGAAAATTGTTGCACCATCCTACAGCTACATCCTTGTGTTGAAAAGGAGTTTACAGAGAGACTCCTAGTTACTACAGTaaataatgacagaaaaaaagtcacacccaTGTCAATAACTTAACTCCATTGTATTTAATCAATCATGAGAAAAGACAACAGTGAAGCAGGAAACACCTACTGAGTGTACCGTCACTATTAATTGAGATTAAGAGCATAGAATTTTATTGTAAAATCCAATATCAGTAAATCATTGCAGTAGAAACATGAGAACgtacagagagagagtatgCCGTATTAGCACAATCTATATGACAAAAAGGGTTTGGGTTAAAATCACAAGCATTTCATTTAACCATTATTCAAGAAAAATAGGCACACCAACAGAGGGCAAATTCACAcatcaaaattgaaaaaaaatacccaAAACCTATTTTACGATTACTTTAATGCCTCATTAAACCAATATACAGACAAAAATACCGTTTCATCACTCCAATTTTAAAAGCAGTCAAGGGAGACCAGACTTTACATCAGTTATACAAAATCTTCTGCAATTATTTACTCCTGTTTAGACCGCGAGAAACCCTGCCCAAGAATGTCTTccagaggataaaaaaaaaatatatatcaaaaaaaacaaccaaatgttATTCATTAAAGAAGAAATCCCTTCTCTGCTATGGCTTTGGCTTCTAGATGTCAGACTGGCTCAGGTTGACTTTGGAAGGGAGCGGCCCGGCCTCTTCCTCTGACCCTTTGGAGGTAATGATCAGCAGGGAGGATGCTGGATATGGAgttagtttcttttcatttacataCTCCCTGTCACCATAGATGCTCAATTTCtgaatggaaaaaagaaaaagaaaagaggaaactattttaaatattgttttgacattgccaacagctagcctggccttgtccaaaggtaacaaaacgTTCTATCTTTTTGCTCAAATTGTACAAAAGTCAGAGTGTAAAAACGCTTGGCGACCAGCTAAAACTCGAGTTACTGATCCCAGTCCAGAAATATTCTgctaatcaaaacaaacaagatataaagtgttaatgtgtgatctttagaggtgctggtaggcataTTGTGTAACCCTTGGACAGAGGAAGGCTAGCCATTTCCTTGTTTccagactttatgctaagcGAAGCTTACCAGTTGCTCGCTCCAgccacatatttacatattcagcAAGAAAGTGGATAAGCAAATGTCCCATAATGTTCAATTACTCTTATAACTTTTGAGGGAAACAAACATTAACAGCACATTAAAAAAGGCAACCAGCCATAGGgatagcaaaaacaaaaccaccaaattgcactgtaaaaaacatttacatgcCTAGATTGAGTTTGCATGTTAACCAACGTGCCGGGAACtctagaagaaaaacaaattaaaataaaataaagcccAGAACTTACCTCAACCGGTACATACTGGTCTACTGCAGTTGCCACAGTGGCACAGCAGATCCAGATCAGGACTAGCACAGAAAGGATCAGAGTTGTGGTGAGGATCCACCCTGGTAGCCATGGGTTCCTGATGAGACAAGTGCAAATACAAGACTTGCATAACTGGTCCTGTTAATGTCATGCTCTACGAATCAAGATAACAATCTAACTCCCTTGACATTGGGGGTACGTGCGTTCCAAACCTGGAAAGACAGTTGAAGAGGTTGTATTCATCATAGCTGCGGTCCCCGGTCAGGTCTCTGTCCCTCTCCTGGATTAAAGTGCGATGGTAGTCCTTGTAAACTGGGCTCAATCCGGGAACTTGAAAATGAGAAGTAACACTTACTTGACCTGCactgtgcatacacacacactatctttTTACTTCCCTTTTGATTTTGAAGAAAGAAAGTGGAATCAGTCTATATTACTGTCTCTTGCACTGCCCTGTCTGTGGGCAGTGTGTTTCAGCTGAGGATTGATACATATgggaatgaatgaaaataaccCACAGTGCCAATGTTCATTATAATGAAGGAACACGTCACTCAGTGCAACTATAGGgctcatttctgtattttttgggACAACAATGGAGGTGTATTACACAGAGAAATACACAAATCAGGTTCTTACTATAACaaatgtctcttatttgttgatttgtttgtttgtttgtttgcactatccactatgctgtgggactaataaaggattatcttatctcatcttattttaAACAGGCAATCCTCACAAAGACActtttattgttgtattgtaAGAAAATCAAGAGGAGGACTTACAGCTCTTCTGTGGCTCCTCTCTAAAGTCTTTTTCAACCTCAAACTGGGAGAAAAACTTGACTTGTGGTTCAGTCTGTTTAACAGAAGACAGTGCAGCATTTGTCACATAGTTCTTCTGTACATTTAGACAGCAACAGAATGTTTCCATACAGTATGTTGGAGTAGATCGCCTAGTttctcccccacccccccactcCCTACACAGTACATTACCTGGAAAATGACAACTTTGCCATCATCAGCCTGGAGGTAGAATGTCCACGTGGAGGTGATGAAGCTGTGGGCCTGACTCATCACATCCTCCCAAAACACTCTGACCAGAGTCAGGGGGTACAACAGGTGAATCCTAGGCATCATGGCCTCcaactgggggaaaaaacaagcaATCCTGAGTACACTGAGAGattgtgtatataaatacagaCCACTGAGTCATTGTTACATATACTTGGCATGTATGGCTTAAGTATGTACCAACCAGGCATTACCTGCTCATGTCTTTGCTCAGCAAATGGAAGCTGATTCTGACAGCCCAGGTTGCACGCGTACTGCTCATCAGACTGGGAATAGGCTTCACGGCAGGCTGCGGAAGTGTGGATGTGGTGAGAGATACAcgttaaagataagataagataatcctttattagtcccgcagcagggacattcacaggattacagcagcatagaggacagtgcaaacaaacaagatcaaaaagaagtattataaataagcaaatgagcaacaaaaacagtaaagaatccatagtaactgaaatattatatatacagacagaaactattatattgcacagtgtattagtgtcatgtgtcctCTGATCACAGAGGTCTGGACACTGAACTATGAAAAAGGCCAAAGGCTCAGTGTCAACTTACTTGATTCACACTCAGATTTCGTCTGATTGAGATCTTCGATGTCACGAACAAATTGACAAATGGAGAACAGACGGCAGCCTCTCTGACAGGCATAGAGTTCCTCctcctgcaacacaaacaacaggaccagttaacaacaacaacaacaacaacaacaacaacaacaactcataTAGACGTTCTCATCCACAAACAACATGTCATTAAACTAACTAGGTCGTAACAAAGTGATTACAGGGCACACCTTTATTTCCTCATCGAGAGGAGAAGGCTACTCACCCGTGGGTACGTGTGCAGACTGTATGTCATTTCACACGACTTGTGGCACGATGTTGTGTTTCCCAAGACGCTCTCAAACACATCTGTAGATGCAGATGTGCACGCAAAGAGGACGAGCAGTCccgacacacagacagagacggagagagtcCCCATTTTGTCAGCGAAAAACCTAAACAAACAACACGCTCTTCTTCCTCCTATTTAATCTGCCTGTAATCTCGCGGGAACTCGCAATCACGCGAGATTGTTGTTGTAACATTTCCGGTGTTTAAGTGCTGCTCGTAAACTTGagttagtttttatttaatgataataataataataataatagtaataataataataataataataataataataataataataataatagtaataataataataataataataatgataataatagtagtagtaataataataataataataataataataatagtaataataataataatagtaataataataatagtaataataataataataatagtaataataataataatactaataataataatagtaataataatagtaataataataatagtaataataataataataataataataatagtaataactttatttatatagcaccttttaaaaaaaggtttacaaagtgctttaaagccagcaaaacaaaatgaaataacaagtgacaataaaataaacaaataaaataaataaaatagtgaaataaataaaatcaagtgataatggtaaaatacagtaaacaaatataagataaaataccaagaccaaatgaaaatgaaacaataaaacgacgacatcacataaaagccaatctataaaaatgtgttttaagaagtgatttaaaagagattactgattctgccatgcttatctcctccggtaggtcattccaaagccgaggggcttAGTAGATAAACAAACGATTACTAGTGTGAATATGTCTTATTAAGAAACAGTTCTTGTATCACATAATGTTGAGCAGTCTGAACCCCTGTGGAAATAACTTTTTGTGTCCTAGTTTCTTAAGTTTCCTCACTTCAATGTTTGAGTTGCATGGTATTTATAGTTCCTTTATTTGTGAGTCCTATACttgtttgattttttcttttgttactgCTTTTGTGTATAATTGGCAAGAATATTGTTTGTATCTTGGCAAGACAATAATAGTTACCGtatacatgaataaaaaacacctgCATCTGTTTTTGGAATATTTCATTTGTACAATCAGGTACTGACATTATTCCATTCACTCCTCTCTCATGTAATGATTTCACTCAATAAGATTGTTTTGAGAAGTGACATAATCAAATAGCACCCAGGTTAAGAAATTGCACTGTGAATTGAAGACAGAAAGAATTTGGAGATTGAATgagaataataaaatgttatcataATAATGGGGTGTTGAAACATTCTGTAATCTATTAATATTTACTTGTTTTGCtgtatctataaatatatacttgatacttatttacttaattttatAGTTTGTGTACTACTCTCAAAGCAATTTCCTTATTTCCCACCTTGGTGGTGCGGAGCTGTTATTTCCGACAGCATCTAAACGCAACATTGGTTCCTTCTGTTTACCATCTCTGctgcagctagctagctagcttaagTAGCTTGCTACCTTGTATTTGAGGATGGACAAGTTTGTAGTGCGGCTTCCCAAGGGGGAATCACCTAAAAAACCCAAAAGCAACGGAAAGGTTTACAGACAAGCAACCATTGAATCGTTACGGGTGAGCTATCAGTCCTGCATGTGATTTAAACAGGCAATGTTAACGTTGTGGCAGACCTACTTAAGCTCTCATTGCCCTTGTGTTGGGTGTGTTACAGAGGGTGGTTGTGATTGAGGACATATTGCGCTACAAGTCCATCCTGGAGCTGCCAGAACAGAACAAGGACAAC is a window of Anoplopoma fimbria isolate UVic2021 breed Golden Eagle Sablefish chromosome 3, Afim_UVic_2022, whole genome shotgun sequence DNA encoding:
- the tmem59 gene encoding transmembrane protein 59, with amino-acid sequence MGTLSVSVCVSGLLVLFACTSASTDVFESVLGNTTSCHKSCEMTYSLHTYPREEELYACQRGCRLFSICQFVRDIEDLNQTKSECESTCREAYSQSDEQYACNLGCQNQLPFAEQRHEQLEAMMPRIHLLYPLTLVRVFWEDVMSQAHSFITSTWTFYLQADDGKVVIFQTEPQVKFFSQFEVEKDFREEPQKSFPGLSPVYKDYHRTLIQERDRDLTGDRSYDEYNLFNCLSRNPWLPGWILTTTLILSVLVLIWICCATVATAVDQYVPVEKLSIYGDREYVNEKKLTPYPASSLLIITSKGSEEEAGPLPSKVNLSQSDI